One Chlorobaculum limnaeum genomic window carries:
- a CDS encoding cbb3-type cytochrome c oxidase subunit 3 yields the protein MNFEQIAYTLFTFSLAAVMAGIIAWYYNPKRKSEVEEPKYRMLRDDE from the coding sequence ATGAACTTCGAGCAGATAGCCTATACCCTCTTCACCTTTTCGCTCGCGGCCGTCATGGCGGGCATCATCGCCTGGTATTACAACCCGAAGCGGAAGAGCGAGGTCGAAGAACCAAAGTACCGGATGCTCCGCGACGACGAGTAG